A genomic window from Streptomyces sp. WMMC940 includes:
- a CDS encoding PP2C family protein-serine/threonine phosphatase — protein sequence MATHDTSRMLSGLLKSSHLATFERLPALVAESARHAGLGDVRVFVADLQQDYLREVTGRGIDAGLGGQELRIDATMAGRAFMTAHTLSTTIGDREQYWLPVLDGTERLGVLRVDARPDGSGAAEAMEALASVVGLLLVSKRANSDSFARLTRVRPMTVSAEMQWTLMPPRTFANGTVTIAAQMEPAYETAGDAFDYALAADVAHLAVFDAMGHDTAAGLTANLAMAVCRNQRRHGASLADVCQAVEQLLVQQFSHTCYTTVLLADLDLVTGRLAWVTCGHLPPVLIRDGRWVTHLECPPCHPLGTELGMPLTVCREQLQPGDRIVLYTDGITEARDADGEEFGLGRFVDFVIRRQADGLPVPETLRRLIHAVLDHHHGNLKDDATVLICEWHGNRHTAGHAHTTPVHRAEA from the coding sequence ATGGCGACGCACGACACCAGCCGCATGCTGAGCGGGTTGCTCAAGTCCTCCCACCTGGCCACCTTCGAGCGGCTGCCGGCCCTGGTGGCCGAGAGCGCCCGGCACGCCGGCCTGGGCGACGTCCGTGTCTTCGTCGCCGATCTGCAGCAGGACTACCTGCGAGAGGTCACCGGGCGCGGCATCGACGCCGGCCTGGGCGGTCAGGAGCTGCGCATCGACGCCACCATGGCGGGCAGGGCGTTCATGACCGCCCACACGCTGTCCACCACGATCGGGGACCGGGAGCAGTACTGGCTGCCGGTTCTGGACGGCACCGAGCGTCTGGGGGTGCTGCGCGTCGACGCCCGGCCGGACGGGAGCGGCGCCGCCGAGGCGATGGAGGCGCTGGCGTCGGTGGTGGGTCTGCTGCTGGTGTCCAAACGAGCCAACAGCGATTCCTTCGCCCGTCTGACCCGGGTGCGTCCCATGACGGTCTCCGCCGAGATGCAGTGGACCCTGATGCCGCCCCGGACCTTCGCCAACGGCACGGTCACCATCGCCGCGCAGATGGAGCCGGCGTACGAGACCGCCGGGGACGCGTTCGACTACGCCCTGGCCGCCGACGTGGCCCACCTCGCGGTCTTCGACGCCATGGGGCACGACACGGCGGCAGGCCTGACCGCGAACCTGGCGATGGCCGTGTGCCGCAACCAGCGCCGTCACGGAGCCTCTCTGGCGGACGTGTGCCAGGCGGTCGAGCAGCTGCTGGTCCAGCAGTTCAGCCACACCTGCTACACCACGGTCCTCCTGGCCGACCTCGATCTGGTCACCGGCCGTCTGGCGTGGGTCACCTGCGGTCATCTGCCACCGGTGCTCATCCGCGACGGCCGCTGGGTCACACACCTGGAATGCCCGCCGTGCCACCCGCTGGGCACCGAACTGGGCATGCCGCTCACGGTGTGCCGTGAGCAGTTGCAGCCCGGTGACCGGATCGTGCTGTACACGGACGGCATCACCGAAGCCCGCGATGCCGACGGCGAGGAGTTCGGACTCGGCCGATTCGTCGACTTCGTCATCAGGCGTCAGGCGGACGGACTGCCCGTGCCGGAGACCCTGCGGCGGCTCATTCACGCGGTCCTCGACCACCACCACGGCAATCTCAAGGACGACGCCACCGTCCTGATCTGCGAATGGCACGGCAACCGCCACACTGCCGGTCACGCGCACACGACGCCGGTCCACCGGGCGGAAGCCTGA
- a CDS encoding MarR family transcriptional regulator yields the protein MGAVPEPHNGWTFITNHARVLAAIADNSNVRIRDIAAHCRLTERAVQKIIADLEQAGYLSHTREGRTNSYHIEQAKVLRHPAEAGLTVAALLSLLVADEADRVVGPDAEAR from the coding sequence ATGGGTGCAGTTCCAGAACCGCACAACGGGTGGACGTTCATCACGAACCACGCCCGTGTGCTCGCCGCCATCGCCGACAACTCGAACGTGCGCATCCGGGACATCGCAGCGCACTGCCGACTCACGGAGCGGGCCGTTCAGAAGATCATCGCCGACCTGGAGCAGGCGGGGTATCTGTCCCACACGCGTGAGGGGCGTACGAACAGCTACCACATCGAGCAGGCGAAGGTGCTGCGTCACCCGGCCGAGGCGGGGCTCACGGTGGCCGCACTGCTCTCCCTGCTCGTCGCGGACGAGGCCGACCGCGTCGTGGGCCCGGATGCCGAGGCGCGCTGA
- a CDS encoding STAS domain-containing protein — translation MAEHEFVHGSGSWGAATAAAAAPATPPPFTTDTYPGSDGCLVVVIRGELDFDTAPALRLALREALGRSRTGLELDLQGVPFLDCSGLNVLLGMRDEARDRGKRITLGARSAAVARLLDLSGTASLFPCPR, via the coding sequence ATGGCAGAGCATGAGTTCGTACACGGATCCGGATCGTGGGGTGCGGCGACAGCGGCCGCCGCGGCCCCGGCGACCCCGCCGCCCTTCACGACGGACACCTATCCCGGGAGCGACGGGTGCCTGGTGGTGGTGATCCGGGGCGAGCTGGACTTCGACACGGCTCCGGCGCTGAGGCTAGCCCTGCGGGAGGCACTGGGACGGTCACGCACCGGCCTGGAGCTGGACCTCCAGGGTGTGCCCTTCCTGGACTGCTCGGGGCTAAACGTGCTCCTGGGGATGCGGGATGAGGCACGGGACCGGGGGAAACGCATCACCCTCGGCGCCCGAAGCGCCGCTGTGGCACGGCTCCTCGATCTGAGCGGCACCGCCTCCCTGTTCCCCTGTCCGCGGTAG
- the rpmG gene encoding 50S ribosomal protein L33: protein MARNDRRPVVTLRSSAGTGHSYVTRKNRLNDPDRLVLRKFDPAAGRHVPYREVR from the coding sequence ATGGCCCGCAACGACAGGCGCCCCGTCGTGACACTCCGGTCGTCGGCCGGCACCGGTCACTCCTATGTGACGCGCAAGAACCGGCTGAACGACCCCGACCGGCTCGTGCTGCGCAAGTTCGACCCCGCAGCCGGCCGGCACGTCCCGTACCGCGAGGTGCGCTGA
- a CDS encoding ribosomal protein bL36 — MKVRRSLRALKARPGAQVVRRRGATFVLNEREPRFKTRQG; from the coding sequence ATGAAGGTACGCAGATCGCTGCGCGCGCTGAAGGCCAGGCCGGGCGCCCAGGTCGTCAGACGCAGAGGGGCGACGTTCGTCCTCAACGAGAGGGAGCCGCGCTTCAAGACCCGACAGGGCTGA
- a CDS encoding ATP-binding protein, which produces MTNEAATGREQLPGTPRGTRAAPSASGPGTHGQRPSPVPVTHGQRPGTAAAARERVRRLLDGHAGAPLPPRVVGDILLVTSELVTNALRHGGGLASFHAELDGGTVRIRVTDRSPTPPSTVPRRRVTTPGGFGWPLVQRLSRSVTITPAPGGKTVEAVLVLTSDGP; this is translated from the coding sequence ATGACGAACGAGGCCGCCACCGGCCGTGAGCAGCTTCCCGGCACGCCGAGGGGCACGCGCGCGGCCCCTTCCGCATCGGGCCCAGGCACCCACGGGCAACGTCCCTCGCCGGTGCCGGTCACGCACGGGCAGCGCCCCGGTACGGCCGCCGCCGCCCGTGAGCGGGTACGCAGGCTCCTCGACGGACACGCCGGGGCGCCTCTGCCGCCGCGCGTGGTCGGCGACATCCTGCTGGTCACGTCCGAACTCGTCACCAACGCGCTGCGGCACGGGGGCGGCCTCGCGTCCTTCCATGCGGAGCTCGACGGCGGCACCGTCCGCATCAGGGTGACCGACCGCTCGCCCACACCGCCCAGCACGGTGCCGCGCCGCCGGGTCACCACCCCGGGCGGCTTCGGCTGGCCCCTCGTCCAGCGCCTCAGCCGCAGTGTCACGATCACCCCCGCCCCCGGCGGCAAGACCGTCGAGGCCGTCCTGGTACTCACCTCCGACGGCCCCTGA
- a CDS encoding STAS domain-containing protein, with the protein MSEDLEVTATSVDGVRVVQAGGEFDADEAGTLAQALVTPVDGTSLGVVVDLSRVTFADSSFLHTLIEAHRGHTAAGVPFVLAQPHPTVQRLLDLTDTARFFTVAPTTTAAVDDIRGARSNGHHVR; encoded by the coding sequence ATGAGCGAAGACCTTGAAGTGACCGCGACCTCGGTCGACGGCGTACGCGTCGTGCAGGCCGGCGGTGAGTTCGACGCGGACGAGGCCGGGACGCTGGCTCAGGCGCTCGTCACGCCCGTCGACGGCACCTCCCTCGGCGTCGTCGTCGACCTGTCCCGGGTCACCTTCGCCGACTCCTCGTTCCTCCACACACTCATCGAGGCGCACCGGGGCCATACGGCGGCCGGTGTCCCGTTCGTGCTCGCCCAGCCCCACCCGACGGTCCAGCGGCTGCTGGACCTCACCGACACGGCCCGCTTCTTCACGGTCGCCCCCACGACGACCGCCGCTGTGGACGATATCCGGGGAGCACGCAGCAACGGCCACCACGTCCGGTGA
- a CDS encoding cobalamin B12-binding domain-containing protein, with product MDARDELTAARAVFALLDSGLAAEDVLLEVIAPVQHKVGVEWAAGRITVAQEHAATAIHDRIIAAMAHRTGPKSREPEETGVSVTVACVEGEWHALPARILAETLRLRGHRVDFLGAQVPTPHLIAHLHRTAPDVVALSSSLPTRLPTAHAAITAVQATGVPVLAGGAAFASDGRYARRLGADAWAAEAREAADVLDRGLSRPHMDAARTAVEDLPHLSDQEYTMVSRGKRQLVRNTLAGLERRLPAMRSYGEAERERTAEDVAHIVDFLAAALYIDDVRLFTGFLDWTGDILEARGVPAQVLLPGMDLLQEDLKDFPRALDLLAQGAAVLHGRDRFPRIPGTGTGT from the coding sequence GTGGACGCGCGGGACGAACTCACGGCCGCTCGAGCGGTGTTCGCGCTGCTGGACTCCGGTCTCGCGGCGGAGGACGTCCTGCTGGAGGTCATCGCGCCGGTGCAGCACAAGGTCGGGGTGGAGTGGGCCGCCGGACGCATCACCGTCGCCCAGGAGCATGCCGCGACCGCCATCCACGACCGGATCATCGCTGCCATGGCGCACCGGACCGGGCCGAAGTCCCGGGAGCCCGAGGAGACCGGGGTGAGCGTCACGGTCGCCTGCGTCGAGGGCGAGTGGCACGCTCTGCCCGCCCGGATCCTCGCCGAGACGCTGCGTCTGCGGGGCCACAGGGTCGACTTCCTCGGTGCCCAGGTCCCCACCCCGCACCTCATCGCGCATCTGCACCGGACCGCGCCGGACGTCGTGGCACTGTCCTCCTCCCTTCCCACCCGGCTGCCGACGGCCCACGCGGCCATCACGGCGGTGCAGGCCACGGGCGTGCCGGTGCTGGCGGGCGGGGCGGCGTTCGCCTCCGACGGCCGCTACGCGCGCCGGCTCGGCGCCGACGCCTGGGCGGCGGAGGCCCGTGAGGCCGCCGACGTGCTCGACCGGGGTCTGTCCCGCCCGCACATGGACGCCGCGCGGACGGCCGTCGAGGACCTGCCCCATCTGAGCGACCAGGAATACACGATGGTGAGCCGTGGCAAGCGGCAACTGGTGAGGAACACCCTGGCGGGTCTGGAGCGGCGGCTGCCCGCGATGCGGTCGTACGGCGAAGCCGAACGCGAGCGCACCGCAGAGGACGTCGCCCACATCGTCGACTTCCTCGCCGCCGCGCTCTACATCGACGACGTACGGCTGTTCACCGGCTTCCTCGACTGGACCGGCGACATCCTGGAAGCCCGGGGGGTGCCCGCGCAGGTCCTCCTGCCCGGGATGGATCTCCTCCAGGAGGACCTCAAGGACTTCCCCCGTGCCCTGGACCTCCTCGCTCAGGGGGCGGCCGTTCTCCACGGGCGGGACCGGTTTCCCAGGATCCCAGGCACCGGCACCGGAACATGA
- a CDS encoding PP2C family protein-serine/threonine phosphatase, whose protein sequence is MTTFEGSSRRSRGLVLGVGASWAQAPYPALIADRAGGVVEVNAAAAVLFPGALSGTRLDDVVPAWLADAHRRVTEDGNADGGKGPARGRHDALTLEARPTVGDDGDVVWWLVDDTDRLLAETALRDERERTAFLAEASTRLLASLNVERCMEVAVSIAAEHLADAALLVAPAAGKRHPMAASVRGGSVVHTDGRVDPSAVPGLSEALQGFPPVPSRWIDPSTLPDWAVPDGMDGAVGSVVVTPLPGHGVPAGALILLRRGENAAFDASEEVFARVFAARAGVALSAARLYTEQASITATLMVELLPPKLRHVHGVEFAGGYRASRDTERIGGDFYDVHPSASSDQETFAVLGDVCGKGLAAAVLTGKIRNTLQALLPLADDHENLLRRLNGALVNDRQARYATLVLASVRREGRATRLRLTSAGHPRPLIVRYDGQVEEADTSGTLIGALPEVNARTAHVDLRPGETCLLYTDGITEARGGPLGDVMFGEERLRAALAECAGLPAEAVVERLQMLASEWVGGGPHDDIAVVAITAPHGTRPTAVEGHTRGRYTS, encoded by the coding sequence ATGACGACTTTCGAAGGCTCCTCGCGCCGGTCGCGGGGCCTGGTCCTCGGCGTCGGCGCCTCGTGGGCGCAGGCGCCGTACCCCGCCCTGATCGCGGACCGCGCCGGCGGGGTCGTGGAGGTGAACGCGGCGGCCGCCGTGCTGTTCCCGGGCGCGCTCAGCGGCACACGGCTCGACGACGTCGTGCCCGCCTGGCTGGCCGACGCACACCGTCGTGTCACGGAGGACGGGAACGCCGACGGCGGCAAGGGTCCCGCGCGTGGCCGGCACGACGCCCTCACCCTGGAGGCCCGTCCGACGGTCGGCGACGACGGTGACGTGGTCTGGTGGCTCGTCGACGACACCGACCGGCTGCTGGCCGAGACGGCCCTGCGCGACGAACGGGAACGCACGGCCTTCCTGGCGGAGGCCTCCACCCGGCTGCTCGCCTCGCTCAACGTGGAGCGGTGCATGGAGGTGGCGGTCAGCATCGCCGCGGAGCACCTGGCCGACGCCGCCCTCCTCGTGGCCCCGGCCGCCGGCAAGCGCCACCCCATGGCGGCGAGCGTGCGGGGCGGCTCCGTCGTCCACACCGACGGCAGGGTCGACCCTTCCGCGGTACCGGGTCTGAGCGAGGCGCTGCAGGGCTTTCCACCCGTGCCGTCCCGCTGGATCGACCCGTCCACCCTGCCGGACTGGGCTGTGCCCGACGGAATGGACGGGGCCGTCGGCTCCGTCGTGGTCACCCCGCTCCCCGGCCACGGGGTGCCGGCCGGTGCGCTGATACTGCTGCGCCGCGGCGAGAACGCCGCATTCGACGCCTCGGAGGAGGTCTTCGCACGCGTTTTCGCCGCCCGCGCGGGAGTGGCGCTGTCCGCCGCCCGCCTCTACACGGAGCAGGCGAGCATCACGGCGACGCTGATGGTGGAACTGCTGCCGCCGAAGCTCCGGCACGTGCACGGTGTGGAGTTCGCCGGCGGCTACCGAGCCTCACGCGACACCGAGCGGATCGGCGGCGACTTCTACGACGTCCACCCGAGCGCCTCGTCCGACCAGGAGACGTTCGCCGTACTCGGCGACGTGTGCGGCAAGGGTCTGGCGGCCGCGGTCCTGACGGGCAAGATCCGCAACACCCTGCAGGCGCTGCTCCCCCTGGCCGACGACCACGAGAACCTGCTGCGGCGGCTCAACGGCGCACTGGTCAATGACCGGCAAGCCCGCTACGCCACCCTGGTCCTGGCCTCGGTGCGCCGTGAGGGACGCGCCACCCGCCTTCGTCTGACCAGTGCCGGGCATCCCAGACCGCTGATCGTGCGGTACGACGGCCAGGTCGAGGAGGCCGACACCTCGGGAACCCTGATCGGGGCCCTGCCCGAGGTCAACGCCCGTACCGCCCACGTGGATCTGCGGCCGGGGGAGACCTGCCTGCTGTACACGGACGGCATCACCGAGGCCAGGGGCGGTCCCCTCGGCGATGTGATGTTCGGGGAGGAACGGCTGAGGGCGGCGCTGGCCGAATGCGCCGGTCTGCCCGCCGAGGCGGTCGTGGAGCGCTTGCAGATGCTGGCCTCCGAGTGGGTCGGCGGTGGGCCGCACGACGACATAGCGGTGGTGGCGATCACCGCGCCGCACGGCACCCGTCCCACGGCAGTCGAGGGTCACACCCGGGGCAGGTACACCTCATGA
- a CDS encoding ATP-binding protein, with protein sequence MNADDHTRPAQPDVTAAAARDHVRRLLSLAPGSRVTRPRARALTNADIHPDAPVGASTVLADALLVASELVANALRHGGGVSSFTASLSGDTLRISVADRTVEAPRCKRSADEVLPGGHGWPLVQRLCRSVEITPSPGGKTIHASLGIV encoded by the coding sequence ATGAACGCGGACGACCATACGCGGCCGGCTCAGCCGGACGTCACGGCGGCGGCCGCCCGTGACCACGTCCGGCGCCTGCTGTCGTTGGCGCCCGGCAGCCGTGTCACGCGCCCGCGTGCACGAGCCCTTACAAATGCGGACATACATCCGGACGCGCCCGTCGGCGCGAGCACGGTTCTGGCGGACGCGCTCCTGGTCGCGTCCGAGCTCGTGGCGAACGCCCTGCGGCACGGCGGTGGCGTCTCCTCCTTCACCGCGTCCCTGAGCGGGGACACCCTACGGATCAGCGTCGCCGACCGCACCGTCGAGGCGCCCCGCTGCAAGAGGTCCGCGGACGAGGTCCTGCCGGGCGGGCACGGGTGGCCGCTGGTCCAGCGGCTCTGCCGCTCCGTCGAGATCACCCCCTCTCCCGGCGGCAAGACCATCCACGCCAGCCTGGGCATCGTCTGA
- a CDS encoding DUF6328 family protein, with protein MSGERVPEADGRRDGREETEDERADRRWQELVQEIRVVQTGVQILFGFLLTVVFTPIFQGLDQTDKTIYIVTVVLGSLATGALVAPVAFHRIVSGRRIKPQTVTWASRLTFTGIVLLLATLIAALFLVLRTATHDGFVPYLVSGVLAWYLLCWFVLPFWARTRYTADAAVADDDA; from the coding sequence ATGAGCGGTGAACGCGTTCCGGAAGCGGACGGCCGGCGGGACGGCCGGGAGGAGACGGAGGACGAACGGGCCGACCGCCGGTGGCAGGAGCTCGTGCAGGAGATACGCGTCGTGCAGACGGGCGTCCAGATCCTGTTCGGCTTCCTGCTGACCGTGGTGTTCACCCCGATCTTCCAGGGGCTGGACCAGACCGACAAGACCATCTACATCGTGACGGTCGTCCTCGGATCCCTGGCCACCGGAGCCCTCGTCGCCCCCGTCGCCTTCCACCGCATCGTCTCCGGGCGGCGAATCAAGCCGCAGACCGTCACATGGGCCTCACGCCTGACCTTCACCGGGATCGTGCTGCTGCTCGCCACCCTGATCGCCGCGCTGTTCCTGGTCCTGCGCACGGCGACCCATGACGGCTTCGTGCCCTACCTGGTGTCCGGTGTGCTCGCCTGGTACCTGCTGTGCTGGTTCGTCCTCCCCTTCTGGGCCCGCACGCGCTACACCGCGGACGCGGCCGTCGCCGACGACGACGCGTAG
- a CDS encoding zinc ribbon domain-containing protein, producing MEPRTTSRRCPSCGHTAKENRATQAKFQFTACGFAANADHVGATNVLNRAGPDLCTAA from the coding sequence GTGGAGCCCCGCACCACCTCCCGCCGGTGCCCGTCCTGCGGGCACACCGCGAAGGAGAACCGCGCCACCCAAGCGAAGTTCCAGTTCACGGCGTGCGGGTTCGCAGCGAACGCGGACCACGTCGGCGCGACGAACGTCCTCAACAGGGCCGGTCCGGACCTCTGCACGGCGGCCTAG
- a CDS encoding endonuclease I family protein produces MSTHRLKRRKPWHVAVVTAAATAIAAPAAATATQAPPASTPIPTPARSAGAVGAYDDTYYRDALGKTGPELKEALHTIVSDQTRLTYDQVWDALKATDEDPENPSNVILLYSGRSQSKDGNGTGDDDWNREHVWAKSHGDFGTDVGPGTDLHHLRPTDVTVNSRRGNKDFDTGGEEVEEAPGNRADSDSFEPRDEVKGDVARMILYMAVRYDGGDGVPDLEPDDSVDNGSAPRIGRLSVLRQWNKQDPPDEFERKRNQTVFDEFQHNRNPFIDHPEWVDDMYSTYA; encoded by the coding sequence ATGTCCACCCACCGCCTCAAGCGCCGGAAACCGTGGCACGTTGCCGTCGTCACCGCGGCAGCCACCGCCATCGCCGCCCCCGCGGCCGCGACGGCCACCCAGGCACCCCCCGCCTCCACCCCCATTCCCACCCCCGCCCGGTCCGCCGGCGCGGTGGGCGCGTACGACGACACGTACTACAGGGACGCGTTGGGCAAGACCGGTCCGGAGCTGAAGGAGGCCCTCCACACCATCGTCAGCGACCAGACCCGGCTCACCTACGACCAGGTCTGGGACGCGCTGAAGGCCACGGACGAGGACCCGGAGAACCCGTCGAACGTGATCCTGCTCTACAGCGGCCGGTCGCAGAGCAAGGACGGCAACGGAACCGGAGACGACGACTGGAACCGGGAGCACGTATGGGCCAAGTCCCACGGGGACTTCGGAACGGACGTCGGCCCCGGCACCGACCTCCACCATCTGCGCCCCACCGACGTCACCGTCAACAGCAGGCGCGGCAACAAGGACTTCGACACCGGCGGCGAGGAGGTCGAGGAAGCCCCCGGCAACCGAGCCGACAGTGACTCGTTCGAGCCGCGCGACGAGGTCAAGGGCGATGTCGCCCGCATGATCCTCTACATGGCCGTCCGCTACGACGGGGGCGACGGCGTCCCCGACCTCGAACCCGACGACAGTGTCGACAACGGCTCCGCGCCCCGCATCGGCCGGCTGTCGGTGCTGAGGCAGTGGAACAAGCAGGACCCGCCGGACGAATTCGAGAGGAAGCGCAACCAGACCGTGTTCGACGAGTTCCAGCACAACCGGAACCCGTTCATAGACCACCCCGAGTGGGTGGACGACATGTACTCCACCTACGCGTAG
- a CDS encoding MarR family winged helix-turn-helix transcriptional regulator — protein sequence MADEGESAERFDDVEAVTRAVLTASRLLVAVSARSLAAVEDRVTLPQLRLLVMLSMHGPAKLVVLAERLGVNPSTAMRMIDRLITAGLVDRRTNPANRRETVLRLTDEGRVLVEDVTGRRRREIETIVTRMAPARRTALIDALTAFNGAGREPCAPPADSAMYPLGWTDAPLPRGD from the coding sequence ATGGCCGACGAGGGGGAGTCCGCGGAGCGCTTCGACGACGTCGAGGCGGTGACGCGCGCCGTGTTGACCGCGTCCAGGCTGCTCGTCGCCGTCTCCGCCCGCTCCCTGGCGGCGGTCGAGGACCGGGTGACGCTGCCCCAGCTCCGACTGCTGGTGATGCTCTCCATGCACGGGCCGGCGAAGCTCGTGGTGCTCGCCGAGCGTCTCGGCGTCAACCCCTCCACGGCGATGCGCATGATCGACCGGCTGATCACGGCCGGCCTCGTGGACCGCCGAACGAATCCGGCCAACCGGCGCGAGACGGTGCTGCGGTTGACGGACGAGGGTCGCGTCCTCGTCGAGGACGTCACCGGTCGCCGACGGCGGGAGATCGAGACGATCGTGACGCGGATGGCCCCTGCCCGGCGCACCGCCTTGATCGACGCGCTCACCGCCTTCAACGGGGCGGGACGCGAACCGTGCGCACCGCCCGCGGACAGCGCGATGTACCCACTGGGCTGGACGGACGCACCGCTTCCGCGGGGAGACTGA
- a CDS encoding DUF4142 domain-containing protein: MSPNRRAAESGIPLRTLGVIVAVCAVIATVLIVTRGGDDDASAASSPAGVAAPGGYGQNAGAGYGHSSGVGHATGAEDDGTTDDGAADDGAADDGAADDAGSAQAGPQPVTEVDKTFLVRVRQAGLWEIPAGRLAQTNAASEAVKRAGLHLLDGHSKLDQLVREDARILGVPLPEEATAEQQDWVKQLENARGAEFDRLFANVLRSSHGKIFATIAEVRAATQNDLIRRHARQANQTVLDHMEVLEDTGLVDNDTLAEVEKSVAPRQ, from the coding sequence ATGAGTCCGAACCGACGCGCAGCCGAGTCCGGGATTCCCCTGCGGACCCTCGGTGTCATCGTCGCGGTGTGCGCCGTCATCGCCACCGTGCTGATCGTGACCCGCGGAGGCGACGACGACGCGTCGGCCGCATCGTCACCCGCCGGAGTCGCGGCGCCGGGCGGCTACGGGCAGAACGCGGGGGCGGGATACGGGCATTCGTCCGGTGTCGGTCATGCGACCGGCGCGGAGGACGACGGCACGACGGACGACGGCGCGGCGGACGACGGCGCGGCGGACGACGGCGCGGCGGACGACGCGGGAAGTGCTCAGGCAGGGCCGCAGCCGGTGACCGAGGTGGACAAGACGTTCCTCGTCAGGGTGCGTCAGGCGGGCCTGTGGGAGATCCCGGCGGGCCGGCTGGCCCAGACGAACGCCGCGAGCGAAGCCGTCAAACGCGCCGGTCTGCACCTGCTGGACGGGCACAGCAAGCTCGACCAGCTCGTCCGCGAGGACGCGAGGATCCTGGGTGTGCCGCTGCCGGAGGAGGCGACGGCCGAACAGCAGGACTGGGTCAAGCAGTTGGAGAACGCCCGGGGAGCCGAATTCGACCGGCTCTTCGCCAACGTCCTGCGCTCCTCGCACGGCAAGATCTTCGCCACGATCGCCGAGGTGCGGGCGGCCACGCAGAACGACCTGATCCGCCGTCATGCACGGCAGGCCAACCAGACGGTCCTGGACCACATGGAGGTCCTGGAGGACACGGGCCTGGTGGACAACGACACGCTGGCGGAGGTCGAGAAGTCCGTCGCCCCGCGCCAGTGA
- a CDS encoding flavodoxin family protein produces the protein MTTQPSGSAAPSARYDDLRALFVNCTLKRSPETSNTQGLIDRSRTLMERQGVGVDVVRAVDHDIATGVWPDMTEHGWETDAWPALYEQVMASDILVLAGPIWLGDNSSVMKRVIERLYACSSLLNDKGQYAYYGRVGGCLITGNEDGVKHCAMNVLYSLQHLGYTIPPQADAGWIGEAGPGPSYLDPGSGGPENEFTHRNTTFMTWNLLHVAALLKRAGGIPAHGNQRTEWDAGCRFDSPNPEHR, from the coding sequence GTGACCACTCAGCCGTCCGGCTCCGCCGCGCCGTCCGCTCGCTACGACGACCTGCGCGCCCTCTTCGTCAACTGCACCCTGAAACGCTCTCCCGAGACCAGCAACACCCAAGGTCTGATCGACAGGAGCCGCACCCTGATGGAGCGCCAGGGCGTCGGCGTCGACGTCGTACGCGCCGTCGACCACGACATCGCCACCGGGGTGTGGCCGGACATGACCGAACACGGTTGGGAGACCGACGCCTGGCCCGCGCTCTACGAGCAGGTGATGGCGTCCGACATCCTCGTCCTCGCCGGTCCCATCTGGCTCGGCGACAACAGCTCCGTCATGAAGCGGGTGATCGAGCGGCTGTACGCCTGCTCCAGCCTGCTCAACGACAAGGGGCAGTACGCCTATTACGGACGGGTCGGAGGCTGCCTGATCACCGGAAACGAGGACGGCGTCAAGCACTGTGCCATGAACGTGCTCTACAGCCTCCAGCACCTCGGTTACACCATCCCGCCGCAGGCCGACGCGGGCTGGATCGGCGAGGCCGGCCCGGGACCCTCCTATCTGGACCCCGGTTCGGGCGGACCCGAGAACGAGTTCACCCATCGCAACACCACGTTCATGACGTGGAACCTGCTGCACGTGGCCGCGCTGCTCAAACGGGCGGGCGGCATTCCCGCACACGGCAATCAGCGCACGGAATGGGATGCGGGGTGTCGCTTCGACTCCCCGAACCCCGAACACCGGTAG